A genomic window from Cryobacterium sp. SO2 includes:
- the dprA gene encoding DNA-processing protein DprA, whose protein sequence is MVKNVSEEREARILLAALSEPSDVITGTLVARLGAAATMQLITSGDRLPNGVEPAEGELWRRRLAPRIDPGQIDRINVDMEHHDIRLLTPEDVDWPGELQQLGATAPIALWLKGDPSQLSAPLPGRVTIVGSRAATAYGSQVATELASELASQGRVILSGGAYGIDGSAHRAATVSYPGSTVAVLAGGLDRLYPAGHEQLFERIEQSGGLLLSELPPGAAPTRWRFLQRNRILAALSGATIVVEAGHRSGSLNVAAQAHSLGRPVGAVPGPVTSPASAGCHRLIQEGVASLVVDAQDVTDLMDASAGFSGDRTFTYSPTRRFSRSGTDLRL, encoded by the coding sequence CTTGCCGCGCTCTCCGAGCCGAGTGACGTCATCACGGGGACACTAGTGGCCCGTCTCGGCGCCGCGGCGACCATGCAGCTCATCACTTCCGGCGATCGGCTTCCGAACGGCGTCGAACCCGCCGAAGGCGAACTCTGGCGACGGCGACTGGCTCCCCGCATCGACCCCGGGCAGATCGACCGCATTAACGTCGACATGGAGCACCACGACATTCGGCTTCTGACTCCTGAGGACGTCGACTGGCCCGGCGAGCTGCAGCAGCTCGGCGCCACCGCGCCCATCGCTCTGTGGCTCAAAGGCGACCCGAGTCAGCTCTCGGCTCCCCTCCCCGGCCGCGTCACCATCGTGGGCTCCCGTGCCGCAACGGCGTACGGCAGCCAAGTGGCGACCGAGCTCGCTTCAGAGCTCGCCTCGCAGGGCCGGGTGATCCTTTCCGGCGGTGCGTATGGCATCGATGGATCAGCTCATCGAGCGGCCACGGTGTCCTATCCCGGTTCCACTGTCGCCGTGCTGGCCGGCGGGCTCGACAGACTCTACCCAGCCGGCCACGAGCAACTCTTCGAACGCATCGAACAGAGCGGCGGACTGCTCCTGAGCGAGCTTCCGCCCGGCGCCGCCCCGACTCGCTGGCGTTTCCTTCAGAGGAACCGGATCCTCGCAGCGCTCTCGGGCGCGACTATCGTCGTCGAGGCTGGCCACCGCTCCGGTTCGCTGAACGTTGCGGCCCAAGCGCACTCGTTGGGCCGACCAGTCGGCGCGGTTCCTGGACCGGTCACGAGCCCGGCAAGCGCAGGCTGCCACCGCCTGATCCAGGAAGGGGTCGCGAGCCTCGTGGTTGACGCTCAGGATGTGACGGACTTAATGGATGCCTCGGCCGGCTTCTCGGGAGACCGGACCTTCACTTACTCCCCCACGAGACGATTCAGTCGAAGCGGCACCGATCTCCGCCTGTAG
- a CDS encoding TraM recognition domain-containing protein: MSTPRSQASLGDELANLGIGLLMCSAVLALLLRLAGTVTAWATGIAQPAGGPETGLSVLLDPGNPSVAMQAPGLHPLAYWPTASIMVVAVGAAGTWLWRKLHDPQRAARIDPYRIPGIATRNDVLRAASSKALMRRAAHLRPALSNAKPTDVGYRLGRSRGTDVWASVEDSILVIGPPRSGKGAHIVINAILDSPGPVVTTSTRPDNLTATLRARQRTGPVAVFDPQQLALGVPAGLRWSPIRGCEDPLTAMIRATGLAAGTGLAAGGVDGGGFWEAKTRTALQALLHAAALDHRTPAELFRWTLDPAAAHDAVAILLSTPAAATGWGDSLQAMLEADPRTRDSIWQGVSLSLGALADPRVLDAVSPGEGESFDPEGFLRSNSTLYLLATGAGSNNSAALVSAFVEDLVETARRLAARSAGARLDPPLLLALDEIGNLAPLPSLPNLMAEGGGTGITTMPVLQSLAQARTKWSENAAGTIWDSSIVKVVLGGGSNSRDLHDLSTLIGERDESTDSTTVGDRGSRSAQRSIRRVPIMPPDTIRTLPFGTGLIMLRAAPPVIGSMQMWTARPDAKTLLANRAEIEALMRRQPPEEPAQPSVSQSE; encoded by the coding sequence GTGAGCACACCGCGGAGTCAGGCCTCCCTTGGCGACGAGCTCGCAAACCTCGGCATCGGACTCCTGATGTGTTCAGCAGTACTTGCGCTCCTCCTCCGGCTGGCGGGTACCGTCACGGCCTGGGCGACAGGTATCGCACAACCGGCTGGCGGGCCCGAAACCGGACTCTCCGTCCTCCTTGACCCGGGCAACCCATCAGTCGCCATGCAGGCTCCCGGGCTGCACCCGCTTGCCTACTGGCCGACGGCCAGCATCATGGTCGTTGCCGTTGGCGCAGCCGGGACCTGGCTGTGGCGGAAGCTTCACGATCCGCAACGAGCAGCACGCATCGATCCGTACCGCATCCCCGGAATCGCGACACGGAACGATGTACTACGAGCGGCGTCCAGCAAAGCGCTCATGCGTCGCGCTGCGCATCTCCGTCCAGCCCTATCGAACGCGAAACCAACGGACGTTGGCTACCGCCTCGGACGATCACGAGGTACCGACGTCTGGGCCAGCGTCGAGGACTCCATCCTCGTCATCGGACCACCGCGCTCCGGCAAGGGCGCACACATCGTCATCAACGCCATCCTCGACTCCCCCGGGCCGGTCGTGACCACCTCCACCCGCCCTGACAACCTCACCGCCACACTCCGAGCACGCCAGCGGACCGGCCCGGTCGCGGTGTTCGATCCTCAACAGCTCGCCCTCGGCGTGCCGGCGGGCCTGCGCTGGTCGCCAATCCGCGGCTGCGAGGACCCGCTCACAGCGATGATCCGCGCAACGGGATTGGCAGCCGGCACTGGACTGGCTGCCGGCGGCGTTGATGGAGGCGGGTTCTGGGAGGCAAAGACACGCACTGCTCTGCAGGCGTTGCTTCACGCCGCCGCCCTCGACCACCGCACGCCCGCCGAACTCTTCCGGTGGACCCTCGACCCGGCTGCAGCTCACGACGCGGTCGCGATCCTGCTCAGCACTCCCGCGGCAGCCACCGGCTGGGGCGACTCCCTTCAAGCCATGCTGGAGGCAGACCCGCGAACGCGCGATTCGATCTGGCAAGGGGTTTCCCTCTCGCTAGGCGCTCTCGCCGACCCGCGCGTGCTGGATGCTGTCTCACCGGGAGAGGGCGAGAGCTTCGACCCGGAGGGATTCCTGCGCAGCAACAGCACCCTGTACCTACTCGCTACAGGTGCAGGCTCGAACAACTCCGCCGCATTGGTCTCGGCCTTCGTCGAAGACCTCGTCGAGACTGCCCGTCGCCTGGCCGCTCGCAGCGCAGGCGCGCGACTCGACCCGCCTCTGCTGCTCGCACTCGACGAAATCGGAAACCTGGCGCCCCTCCCCTCACTCCCCAACCTGATGGCGGAGGGCGGCGGAACTGGCATCACGACCATGCCAGTGCTGCAGTCGCTCGCACAGGCGCGCACAAAATGGAGCGAGAACGCAGCCGGCACAATCTGGGACTCGTCGATCGTCAAGGTCGTGCTCGGCGGAGGATCCAACTCCCGAGACCTGCACGATCTCTCGACGCTTATCGGCGAGCGCGACGAATCGACTGACTCGACCACCGTCGGCGATCGGGGTTCACGCTCAGCACAGCGGTCCATCCGCCGCGTCCCGATCATGCCGCCTGACACCATCCGCACCCTCCCGTTCGGGACCGGCCTGATCATGCTCCGCGCGGCCCCGCCTGTCATCGGGAGCATGCAGATGTGGACCGCTCGTCCGGATGCGAAGACCCTGCTCGCCAACCGGGCGGAAATCGAAGCGTTGATGCGTAGGCAGCCCCCGGAGGAACCCGCGCAACCCTCGGTCAGTCAATCGGAGTGA
- a CDS encoding single-stranded DNA-binding protein: protein MAFHTQQSLSGFIASEPQQSVTENGDTRFYVRVGQPHFRREGGGFTPLEPSFHDLVAYRATAEGALTRFAKGDSFVAEGYVRSFQVEREGEVIEREEFVAKKIGHDLARTNYEVDRARRPAPAEGMNTPAVQKVMWRVPGLAQPHSATIGL, encoded by the coding sequence ATGGCGTTTCACACGCAGCAGTCGCTGTCAGGTTTCATCGCCTCGGAGCCGCAACAGTCGGTCACCGAGAACGGCGACACGCGCTTCTACGTGCGCGTCGGCCAGCCCCACTTCCGTCGCGAAGGAGGAGGATTCACCCCACTCGAGCCAAGCTTCCACGACCTCGTCGCATACCGGGCTACGGCTGAAGGGGCGCTCACTCGGTTCGCGAAGGGCGACAGCTTTGTTGCCGAGGGATACGTTCGCAGCTTCCAAGTGGAGCGCGAGGGGGAAGTCATCGAGCGGGAGGAGTTCGTCGCCAAAAAGATCGGCCACGACCTCGCCCGCACAAATTATGAGGTGGATCGTGCTCGCCGCCCAGCACCGGCCGAGGGCATGAACACACCGGCTGTCCAAAAGGTCATGTGGCGAGTCCCCGGGCTTGCTCAGCCCCATTCGGCCACGATCGGGTTGTGA